The window CGATGTCGTCATCGAAAATTTCTCGCCTGGTGTGATGAAGAAGCTGGGGCTCGACTACGCGACCTTGCGCGAGATCAAACCGGATCTCATCATGGCCTCCCTCTCGGCGTTCGGACAGCAAGGCCCGCAAAGCGCTTACGTCGGCTACGGTCCCTCGCTCGATGCGTGGTCGGGCTTGTGCAGTTTGAACGCATATCCGGACGAGCCGCCGCTTGCGGTCGGCGGAATGTTTCCGGATACGGCATCCGCGCTCTACGCGTCGTTTGCCATCATGTCGGCGCTTCGCCGCCGCGCGCGCACCGGAGAAGGCACGTACATCGATCTCTCCGAGCTCGAAGTCTCAGCGCTCTTGCTCGCCGATCTACTCGTGCAGTTTCCGGGTGAGGATATTCCGCAAGCGTGGGTCGGCAACGCCGATCCGTACATGCGCGTGCAAGGCACGTATCCGTGCAAAGGCGATGACGCCTGGATCATCATTTCGATTGATGACAATGCAGCGTGGCAAGGTTTGTGCACGGTGCTCGGTGGCGAACCGAAGGGCGATGTCGATAACGCGATCCGGAAGTGGACGCGCACGCGCACGGCGGATGAAGCCTTCAAAGAGCTGCAAGCGCACGACGTCCCGGCCGGCGCCGGGCTCAATATCGCGCAGCTCTTGGAAGACGAGCAGCTGCAGTCGCGCGACTTCTTTCGCGTTGTGCAACATCCCGAAGTCGGGCAGCAGACGATCTACGCGCCGATTTGGCGCTTCGACGGCGTTGCGGGCGAAACGCGCGCCGCACCATTACTTGGACAAGACACCGACGCCGTGCTCGCGGCGCTCCACGAGGTACGATGACTACTCGAAAACAGTTCCTTGGTTCGACCGCAGCCTTCGCATCGATCGCCTTTGTTCGAAGCCCGGCACTCGCGGCGCAATTCGAATGGAAGTACGGTAACGATCTGGATGCATCGCATCCGCTCACGGTGCGCGCGGTCGAGGCGTTCCGCAAAGTTTATGCGGAGACGAACGGCGGTCTTTCGATCAAGCCGTTTGCGAATAGCGCTCTCGGCGGCGATCCCGCGATGATCACGCAGCTGCGAAGCGGCGCGCTCGAGATGGTCGGCATGCCTGGCGCGCTGATGGACACGATCGTCCCGGTTGCGGCGATCGAGAGCACGGCGTACGCATTCAAAGATAAGCCGACGGTATTTAAGGCCTTCGACGGCGACCTCGGCACGATCGTGCGCAACGAGATCGCATCCAAGACGGGGATCGTCGCGCTCGATCGCGTTTGGGACGGCGGCTTTCGCGATTTTACGACGAGCACGAAGCCGATTCGCCGCGCCGAAGATCTCGCGGGTTTGAAAGTCCGCTCCGCACCCGGCAAGCTGCGTCTCGATTCGCTGCGTTCAATGGGCGCATCGCCGACGGTGCTCGCGACGCCGGAAGTTTATACTGCGCTGCAGACGCACATCGTCGACGGTCTGGAAGCGCCGCTCGTGACGATCCAGTCGCTGCGCTGGTTCGAGGTTCAAAAATACGCCTCGCTCACGCATCACATGTGGAACGGCTACTGGATCATGATCGGCGGAGAGAAGTGGAAGTCGCTGCCGCCCGAATATCAAGCGAGTTTGCGCAAAAACCTCAACGACGCTGCGCTGTTGGAACGCCACGACGTCGACGTGTTGACGCGTTCGGTGCAAGACAAGCTCTCGCGCCAAGGTCTTAAGTTCAACGCGTGCGATCGCGCCAGCATCAAAGCGACGATCACCGCGAGCGGTTACTATAAACGCTGGCATACGGAATTCGGTGATGCTGCGTGGAGCGCGCTCGAAAAATATGCCGGTAAGCTCGATTAAGCGGAGGATCGATGGATAAGTTCGCGCTCGTATTGATGGATTATCAGAATGCCGTTTGCAAGGGCATGGCGGCAGCCGAAGTCGACAAGCGCGGCGTGCTTGCGAAGGCCAAAGCCTGCCTTGAAGCCGCGCGCAAGCACAACGTTCCGGTCATCCACGTGCACGTCGGATTCGACCCGAAACACTCGGTCCGCACCAGCCGGACGAAGCGCTTTGATTCGTTCGAAACGTCAGGAGGCATGCGCCTCGGCAGCCCGGACACGGAGTTCTGCGACGAGGTCAAACCGATCGACGGCGAGCCCGTGATCCACAAGGGCTGCGTGAATCCGTTCATCGGAACGGCGCTCATGGAGCTCCTCGTCGGACGACGCACGGGAGAACTGTATTTAGCAGGCGTGGCAACGAATATGGTGGTCGAGTCGGCGCTGCGGCACGCGGCGGATTCGGGCTTTGCCTGCAACGTGCTCGAGGATTGCTGCGCGAGCTTCGACGGCTCGATGCACGACTTTGCGATCCAGAAAATCTTCCCGGCTTACGGCGAGATCGTGGCTTCACACGATTTTATCAAAAAGGCCCAGGCGAACTCGTAAAAGTGATGCAGGACTGTCGACAACCGAAAACAATGTTTCGGCAACGCCCTGAGGTGGTCGCGCCTTGCAAAATCTCTCCCACGCGTCTGTCGACACGCCGCCGGAGTTTAGTCGCTCCGAGTCTTTGGCTGTCTCGTGCTGGCCCAACTCTTTGGTTGGGAACATCGCAAAGGAACTCGCAGCCGACATCGTTGCCGGCCGCTTACGCGCCGGTCACGATCTCAATTCCGTTGACCTCGCGCGCCGCTTCGATACGAGCCGCACGCCGGTACGCGAAGCGCTGTTGCTGCTCGAGAAAGAAGGCCTCGTCGAGATCGAGTCGCACCGCCGTCCGCGCGTCAAACGCTGGACGTGGAACGAAATCTGCGAGCTGTATCAGGTCCGAGCGATGCTCAATGCGCTGGCTGCCGAGCTCATCGTCGCAAATGCGACCGACGCACAGCTCGCGATCCTCGATGCGATCTATGCCGATCTTGCGGCCGCAAACGAAAAGTTCGACGTCGAAGCCTACTTTCGCGCGAACGTCGCCTTTCGCGATGCTGAGCTCAACATCAGCGGAAATTCGCAGCTGCGGCAAATCATCGAACATCTTGGACTCCGCGTGCTGCAGCTGAGACACTACAGCGTCTCGCTGCCCGAAGGCATGCTCGAATCGTACACCGATCGCGGCCGCGTGCTGCGCGCCTATCACGAGCGCGACTCGGCGCTCGCCGTCGCGCTGAGCCGTTCCGCCGTCTTGCGTGGTCTCAACCGGATTCAGCGATTTGGGTGGAAAGGCATGGAGTGACCGGCCAAGAGCGCCGTACCGATAGACTCGACCACCATCGCATCGCCGACTTAGCGGCAATCCTCGACACCACGCTCGAGACGATCTCGCCGAACAAGACGCTCCCGCCGCTCGCGCAGTGGTTCTATTTCAATACCTGGGCGCGCGAATCGGAGCTCGGCGAAGACGGACATCCGCGCCGCGGCGGTTTCATGCCGGCGATCGCGTTGCCGCGCCGCATGTTTGCAGGCGGCCGCATCACGTTTCATCGCGAGCTCGAGCTTGGTGAGACGGTGGAACGCGTCGGCACGATTCTTTCCGTCAAGGAAAAGACGGGAACCTCGGGTGAGCTGGTGTTCGTGACGGTGCGCTACGAGATTTCCGGACGTGCGGGACTCGCGATCGAAGAAGAACAGGATATCGTCTATCGCGGTGCTGCGACTCCCGGTGCGAAAGAAGCGCCGAAAGATCCGCCGCTTGCGCTCGAGCCCGGCACCGTTACGCGGCGCGTCAACGTCGATCCGGTGCTGCTGTTTCGCTTCTCGGCATTGACCTCAAACGGCCACCGCATTCACTACGATCGTCCGTATGCGATGAACGTCGAACACTATGCGGGGCTCGTCGTGCACGGCCCGCTGCAAGCCGTGATGCTGGTCGATCTCGTGCGCGAGAAGATCGGAAAGCCGATCAAACGCTTCACGTTTGCGGCTCGCCGGCCGCTGTTTGATATGACGCCCTTCGATTGCGCCGCGCATGCCAAAGACGGCGGTGCCGATTTGATGACGCTTGACCCGGACGGTCAGGTTTGTATGAGGGCCTCGGTCGAGTTTAGCTGACGAGCCGATCTCCTACGCAGGAGTCATTACGTGTGCCGGCTCGCGGTATCGCTCGAGGAGACGCGTCGGCGTTAAGAGCGCGTCGCGACGGTAGGGCTCGCACAAGATCTTCGGGTCGACGTGAATGTCGAGAACTGCAGGCCGTCCCAGCGCCATCGCCTCCTTGATCGCCGGTCCAATCGCGCTCGGGTCGTGGATTGAAACGCCGTGCGCGCCCATTGCACGTGCAATCTCGGCGAAGTCCGGATTTTCCAAATCGGTGAAGAAATAGCGCTCGCCGAAGAAATCGTATTGGTTTCTTCGTTCTGCTCCCCATACGCCGTTGTTCATCACGAGCGAAACGACAGCAATGTTCTCACGAACCGCGGTCATAATCTCCTGGATCGTCATGCTCCAGGCGCCGTCGCCGCTGATTGAGAGCACGGGGACGTCGGGCATCGCGCGCTTGGCTCCAAGCGCCGTCGAATAACCGACTCCGATACCGCCGAGGTTTCCGGGCCCGAGATACTTTCGCGGACTATTGAAGTTGAAATACGAGTTTGCCTGTCCCGTTATGTTGCCGACGTCGAGTGTGACGATCGTATCCGGCGGAATGGCCTGGGAAATTTCCCAAAGTGCGCGGCGAGGCGTCATTGGCAATGCATCGCTCCTCGAAAGGTCGGCGAGCTCTTTTTCCCATTGCATCTTCTCGAGGGCTATCTGATCTAGGCGTTGCTGCGATGATTTGCGGGGTGATTTGTCGATCGCCGCGACGAGTTGACGCGTGACCTCACCTGCATCGCCGAGCAAGCCTGCAGCGAGCGGCCAGTTCATTCCGAGATTCATGGGATTGATCTCGTTTTGGATCAGCGCCGCCGTCTTTGGAAAGTAGTCGAAATCATACTGTGGGATCGTTCCGAAGGGATTCAGGCGGGTTCCGAGTGCGAGGACGACGTCGGCTTGACTGATGAGTCGCATCGCAGCCTTAGAGCCTTGATAACCGATCGGCCCAACTGCGAGCGGATGCTTTATTGGAAATGCGTCGTTGTGCAAATACACGGTACCGACCGGTGCGCCGAGCTTCTCAGCCAACATGGCAACGTCGCCCGCGCACTCCGATTCGATCACACCCCAGCCAACCAAGATAAATGGTGACTTTGCGTTTCTCAGAAGTTCCGCGGCGCGGCCGATTTCCGAATCCGGAGCGCCGCCACGACGTGGCAACACGCGATATTGCGTCGGTTCAAGATCCGCGTGTTCGAATTGTCCATACCAGTAGTCGCGCGCGATGTCGACTTGCGCCGGACCTTGCAGCGCAATTGCAGCTCGAAACGCGTTTCGCATCGCCCATGCAATCTTGTCCGGTCGATTGACTTGCGTTTGATAGACGGTGATCTTCGAGAAGAGCGACATCTGTTCGACTTCCTGCATCGCCGTTTTACCAAGGCCCGCGCTGGTCACCGAGGGCGTGATCACGATGACCGGAACGTGATTCAAGTATGCGCTCGCGATGCCGGTCACGAGATTCGTGACGCCCGGGCCATTTTGGCCGATACATACGCCGGGTCTCCCCGATGCGAGACCATAGCCGGCAGCCATCAACGCTGCGTTTTGTTCGTGTCGTACCGAGACAAAGCGAATTCCGGCTTGTGGAAAGAGATCCAACGGATCCATGAACGCAGATCCCACGATCCCGAAGATGTCGGTGACGCCTTCTTTTCGCAAGACTTCAACGAAGGCTTCACTACCGGTAACGACGCTCATGGAATTCCTCTTTCTTACGCGCGATTTAGCAAATTAACGGAGACGAGTTTCTTGGAGGCTTTTTCTCTGAGCCGCCGCTGTTGCACGATGCCCAATATCACGACGAGTACAGACGCGATGAGAAACACCAACGCAATCGGACTCTGCACGAAAGGCATGAAGCTCCCGTCGCTCACGTACAGTGCCCGCCGAAGGTTCGACTCGATGATCGGCCCGATGATCAGGCCTAATATCATTGCAGGTACTGAAAACCCGAAGCGATCCATGACGTAACCAAGTACGCCGAAGAAGAAGGCCAAGACGATATGGAATGGATTTGATTTTTGGACGAAGCTCCCAAAAATGCAAAGGACCAAAATTCCGATGGCCAGCGGACGACGCGGGATGCTTAACGTTCGAACCCATAGACGCGTTGTGGCTAAGCCGAGGATCCACAATGCGGCCGTCGAGATGATGAGGCCGAAGAAGAGCTCGTAGACGATGTTCGCGTTGTTGGTCATCAAAAGCGGTCCCGGTGCGAGACCACCGATCATCATCGCGCCCATGATTATCGCCGACGTCGGTGTCCCAGGTATGCCCAGCGTCAGCATTGGGATCAAGGTCGAGTGCATCACCGCCGCGTTCGTGGCTTCCGGTGCGACGATTCCCTCAGGGATGCCAGTGCCGAATTCTTCCGGACGCTTTGACGCCGAGCGCGCGATATTGTAGGTGATCCAAGGTGGAACGCTTCCTGATAGACCGGGAAGCAAACCGAAGAAAAAGCCCACTACGGATCCCATGATAGTGGTGGGCAATACGGCGCGAAACTCTTTCCACGATAACCAGACGCGATAGCGCCCCGGATCTTTCGCATCATTTGATACGAGATTCGAACTTTTCGCCGACAGCAAACGCAAAGCTTCAGCGATTGCAAACAGTCCGACGAGCGCCGGCAAGATCGACACTCCGTCGCTCAACGAGACAGATCCGAACGTGAAGCGAGGCGTATTCGTCACGAGATCGAGACCTACGGTGCTGAACAACAGACCCAAGACGGCAGAAGTCAGACCCTCGAGCGGTGCTTTTGCCGTGAGGCTCGAGATTGCCGCCAACGCGAAGACGCCGAGTGCTGCGAACTCCGGCGAGCCGAGTGCAAGCGCCACGGCGCTGATCGGCATTGTTAACGCGAAGAGTCCGGCAATGCCGACATACGAACCGAAGATTGCCGACCAGAGCGAATAGGAAAACGCTTTGCCTGGCTGTCCGCGCTTCGTCATTCCGTAACCATCGGGAATCGTCGCCGCGGAATTCGGCGAACCCGGCGTTGCGAACGCGATCGCCGTGATCGACCCTCCGTATTCAGCTGCTTGGTACAAGCTCACGTAGAACAAGAGCGCGTCGCCAACCGGCAGGTAGAAGCTCAGCGGCAGCAAGAGCGCGATTCCCACTGCGGGGCCGATTCCAGGCAAGGCGCCTAGGAACAATCCCGCGACCGTTCCGAGCAGCAATGCGAGTATGCCGTGAAGGCTTAAGATTTCGTGGAGAATTTGTCCCATGTCATAGGAACCCGAGGTTGAGCCACGGCGGTGTGGGGAATTGCGTCTGCAATACGTTGTGAAGCAAGAAGTAAACGAGCGCAACGAAGGCGACGAGTCCGACGAGCGCCACCCGCCGGTGCTCGCGCACCGTGAAGACGACGAGCAAAACGGAAGCGATCATCGTGTCGAGGAGAAATCCAAGAGGTCGGAAGAGCGCGACGTAGACGATCATGACCAAAATGGCGCTGGCGAATTGTTTTGGATCGTACTCAGTCTCGCTCTGCGTTACTCGTGCAGGGCGAATGAGTCCGGCAATACCGAGCAAAACGAGACCGGCTCCAAGGATAGATGGGAGAAGCGCGGGGCCGTAGGTGCCAAATTGACGCGTTGGATCAAAGGTTTGGCTGGCGGCAAGCGCGCCGGCCCCGATCACTGCAGTGCCGAAATAGCAGGCTCGTTTGAAAACCGAGAGCCTGCGCTCGACGCCCATCATTACTTACCGCAGACGGCGGGATTCGCGCGGCGTGCTTCGTCCACGTCGTTCACGAGCGTCTTCCCGAAGTCAACGGGTCCCGCGTAGGTGCCAACCTGGACCTGACGCTGTTCGTAGTCTTTCCATTCTTGCGTCGTCGTAACGCTCTTGATCGCTTGTGCCATGCGTTGGACGAAATCGTCGGGAGTGCCGCGACGTGCTACGATACCGCGCCAAAAGAAATCCGTGAAGTCGTAACCGTATTGCGAAAGCGTCGGAACGTCGGGAAGAAATGGATAGGGATGGACCGGCGAAGCGACGGCAAGAATGCGAATCTTACCGGCCTTCGTCAAGTTGTAGAAGTTGCTCGTCGTACCGAGGCCCGCGTCCGCGTGTCCTCCCAAGACGGCGGCGACTTGCGCCGGGCCGCCTCCATAGGGTACGCACTTGAGGTCAATTTTTGCGGCGGTCTCGAGCTTTGCAACATCCTGCGC of the Candidatus Baltobacteraceae bacterium genome contains:
- a CDS encoding CoA transferase yields the protein MMPLDGIRVIDFGHVWAGPYTAATLADLGADVIKIESPKRLDVHRRQGPYPDNEAGVNRSGVWNAQNRNKKSVALNLTDDAQREHAKGLVRQADVVIENFSPGVMKKLGLDYATLREIKPDLIMASLSAFGQQGPQSAYVGYGPSLDAWSGLCSLNAYPDEPPLAVGGMFPDTASALYASFAIMSALRRRARTGEGTYIDLSELEVSALLLADLLVQFPGEDIPQAWVGNADPYMRVQGTYPCKGDDAWIIISIDDNAAWQGLCTVLGGEPKGDVDNAIRKWTRTRTADEAFKELQAHDVPAGAGLNIAQLLEDEQLQSRDFFRVVQHPEVGQQTIYAPIWRFDGVAGETRAAPLLGQDTDAVLAALHEVR
- a CDS encoding TRAP transporter substrate-binding protein, with protein sequence MTTRKQFLGSTAAFASIAFVRSPALAAQFEWKYGNDLDASHPLTVRAVEAFRKVYAETNGGLSIKPFANSALGGDPAMITQLRSGALEMVGMPGALMDTIVPVAAIESTAYAFKDKPTVFKAFDGDLGTIVRNEIASKTGIVALDRVWDGGFRDFTTSTKPIRRAEDLAGLKVRSAPGKLRLDSLRSMGASPTVLATPEVYTALQTHIVDGLEAPLVTIQSLRWFEVQKYASLTHHMWNGYWIMIGGEKWKSLPPEYQASLRKNLNDAALLERHDVDVLTRSVQDKLSRQGLKFNACDRASIKATITASGYYKRWHTEFGDAAWSALEKYAGKLD
- a CDS encoding isochorismatase family cysteine hydrolase, with product MDKFALVLMDYQNAVCKGMAAAEVDKRGVLAKAKACLEAARKHNVPVIHVHVGFDPKHSVRTSRTKRFDSFETSGGMRLGSPDTEFCDEVKPIDGEPVIHKGCVNPFIGTALMELLVGRRTGELYLAGVATNMVVESALRHAADSGFACNVLEDCCASFDGSMHDFAIQKIFPAYGEIVASHDFIKKAQANS
- a CDS encoding GntR family transcriptional regulator yields the protein MVGNIAKELAADIVAGRLRAGHDLNSVDLARRFDTSRTPVREALLLLEKEGLVEIESHRRPRVKRWTWNEICELYQVRAMLNALAAELIVANATDAQLAILDAIYADLAAANEKFDVEAYFRANVAFRDAELNISGNSQLRQIIEHLGLRVLQLRHYSVSLPEGMLESYTDRGRVLRAYHERDSALAVALSRSAVLRGLNRIQRFGWKGME
- a CDS encoding MaoC family dehydratase N-terminal domain-containing protein produces the protein MTGQERRTDRLDHHRIADLAAILDTTLETISPNKTLPPLAQWFYFNTWARESELGEDGHPRRGGFMPAIALPRRMFAGGRITFHRELELGETVERVGTILSVKEKTGTSGELVFVTVRYEISGRAGLAIEEEQDIVYRGAATPGAKEAPKDPPLALEPGTVTRRVNVDPVLLFRFSALTSNGHRIHYDRPYAMNVEHYAGLVVHGPLQAVMLVDLVREKIGKPIKRFTFAARRPLFDMTPFDCAAHAKDGGADLMTLDPDGQVCMRASVEFS
- a CDS encoding sulfoacetaldehyde acetyltransferase, with translation MSVVTGSEAFVEVLRKEGVTDIFGIVGSAFMDPLDLFPQAGIRFVSVRHEQNAALMAAGYGLASGRPGVCIGQNGPGVTNLVTGIASAYLNHVPVIVITPSVTSAGLGKTAMQEVEQMSLFSKITVYQTQVNRPDKIAWAMRNAFRAAIALQGPAQVDIARDYWYGQFEHADLEPTQYRVLPRRGGAPDSEIGRAAELLRNAKSPFILVGWGVIESECAGDVAMLAEKLGAPVGTVYLHNDAFPIKHPLAVGPIGYQGSKAAMRLISQADVVLALGTRLNPFGTIPQYDFDYFPKTAALIQNEINPMNLGMNWPLAAGLLGDAGEVTRQLVAAIDKSPRKSSQQRLDQIALEKMQWEKELADLSRSDALPMTPRRALWEISQAIPPDTIVTLDVGNITGQANSYFNFNSPRKYLGPGNLGGIGVGYSTALGAKRAMPDVPVLSISGDGAWSMTIQEIMTAVRENIAVVSLVMNNGVWGAERRNQYDFFGERYFFTDLENPDFAEIARAMGAHGVSIHDPSAIGPAIKEAMALGRPAVLDIHVDPKILCEPYRRDALLTPTRLLERYREPAHVMTPA
- a CDS encoding tripartite tricarboxylate transporter permease, with the protein product MGQILHEILSLHGILALLLGTVAGLFLGALPGIGPAVGIALLLPLSFYLPVGDALLFYVSLYQAAEYGGSITAIAFATPGSPNSAATIPDGYGMTKRGQPGKAFSYSLWSAIFGSYVGIAGLFALTMPISAVALALGSPEFAALGVFALAAISSLTAKAPLEGLTSAVLGLLFSTVGLDLVTNTPRFTFGSVSLSDGVSILPALVGLFAIAEALRLLSAKSSNLVSNDAKDPGRYRVWLSWKEFRAVLPTTIMGSVVGFFFGLLPGLSGSVPPWITYNIARSASKRPEEFGTGIPEGIVAPEATNAAVMHSTLIPMLTLGIPGTPTSAIIMGAMMIGGLAPGPLLMTNNANIVYELFFGLIISTAALWILGLATTRLWVRTLSIPRRPLAIGILVLCIFGSFVQKSNPFHIVLAFFFGVLGYVMDRFGFSVPAMILGLIIGPIIESNLRRALYVSDGSFMPFVQSPIALVFLIASVLVVILGIVQQRRLREKASKKLVSVNLLNRA
- a CDS encoding tripartite tricarboxylate transporter TctB family protein — its product is MMGVERRLSVFKRACYFGTAVIGAGALAASQTFDPTRQFGTYGPALLPSILGAGLVLLGIAGLIRPARVTQSETEYDPKQFASAILVMIVYVALFRPLGFLLDTMIASVLLVVFTVREHRRVALVGLVAFVALVYFLLHNVLQTQFPTPPWLNLGFL